The Stackebrandtia nassauensis DSM 44728 genome includes the window TTCGGATCGCGGTGCCTTGGCTTCGATGGGTGGAAGTCCTTCCGCGGCGCGGGCCTTGGCGATCATCAGCTGAATCAGTTCGACGGATTCGGGCGACAGCCCGGAGGCGTGGTGGGCGATGGCGCGGACGCGTTCGGCGTTGGCAATCTCCATGACCGCGGCGACTTCGTTGTCCTGATAGTCGGGGTCGGGGCCGCTGAAGTACTCGGTGGTGACCCCGAAGTAGTCCGCCAGAGCCTGAAGTAGGCGGTAGCTGGGGTCGTCGCGTTGGTCGCGTCGCAGTAGAGACAGGTAGCCGTGGGAAACCTTGACTCCGGCGTTGGTCAAATCGTCGGCGACCTTCGAGTTCGACACACCCTGGTTGACGAACAGGGCGTCCAGGCGGCGCGCGAGCCGCCCCCGCCCTGAATGGGCGTCGTCGTGGTCGCTGTTGCTGGAGTGGTTCCTGGGGTCGTTCATTCTTCAGTTTGCCCTGTCTGTCGGCTTGTGCCAGCTAGTATCACCGTTTGCAACGGGAACGTCACCAAATGTCTCAAGTTGATAACGCTCTACGCCTGCGGCGGACATCACCGGTTGTCGTCATGTGATTGCGGTCCTAGTGTGGCCGGACACTGTCCACCCTTCGACTGTAGTCGAAGCTCCTGAGTACGGGAGACCCCACATGTCCACGACAATGCACGTCATCAACGCAAGCTCCGACGCCCTGGCCGCGCTGGCTGGCCTGGCCGATCTCGGCGACATTCCCAATCCGAAACCGAAAGACCCCACGGGCGGTAGCAAGGGGCTCAACCAGCTCATCAGCTACTCGAAATGGGGCGTACTCATCACCTGCGCGATCTGCGCGGTTGCCTCGGGCGCCTTCATGGCCGCGGGCAGCATGAGCAACCGGCCCAACGCCGTCGACAAAGGCAAGGTCTCTCTGCTGTGGAGCTTGGCGGGTGTGATCGTGTCGGCGATGGCGATCCCGGTCGTCAACTCGGTCTTCGGCGCAGCGTCCTAATCGCACTGATGAAATCACGGGAGATGCCATGTCGCAGTCAGAATTCTTCGCCAAGCCCCCGCGCCGCGGACGCATTGTCGTAGCCGTCATCACGGGGCTGGTGTTGGTGGCCGCCGGGATAACCGTCGGAGTCATCGTCACCGGAGACGACTCCAGCCAGACCGAAACCGCATCGCCTGGCTCCTCGGCCAGCCCATCGGCGTCAACCGACGGTGCCGAATCGTCACTGCCGATTGTGGCGGGCGAGGACACCGAAGCCGGTGTCGGCGTCGGCTATCCGCACAGCAAGGTCGGCGCGGTATCCGCGGCCGTGGAGTTCACCTCGCAGGTGCTTTCCACCCTGGACCCTGACCGGGCGGTTGAAGTCGCTGAGGTCGCCAACGACCCCGATAACGGGTTCGATCCCGCCGATGCGGCCAACACCGTGACCGCGATGCGCGAACAGATGGGGCTGCCTCCTACCGGGGACGTCCCTGAGGGAGCGTCCATCGTGACGGCACCCGTTGCCTACCAGCTGCGTGACGAAACCACCGA containing:
- a CDS encoding helix-turn-helix domain-containing protein, coding for MNDPRNHSSNSDHDDAHSGRGRLARRLDALFVNQGVSNSKVADDLTNAGVKVSHGYLSLLRRDQRDDPSYRLLQALADYFGVTTEYFSGPDPDYQDNEVAAVMEIANAERVRAIAHHASGLSPESVELIQLMIAKARAAEGLPPIEAKAPRSENAGNDPDVSSSENPAT